Proteins from one Antennarius striatus isolate MH-2024 chromosome 12, ASM4005453v1, whole genome shotgun sequence genomic window:
- the gulp1a gene encoding PTB domain-containing engulfment adapter protein 1 isoform X3: MMNRAFNRKKDKTWMHTPEALAKHYIPYNAKFLGNTEVEAPKGTEVVKDAVRKLKFQRHIKKSEGQKMPKVELQISIYGVKILDPKTKDVQHNCQLHRISFCADDKTDKRIFTFICKDSESNKHLCYVFDSEKCAEEITLTIGQAFDLAYKKFLESGGKDVETRKQIGSLQKRIQELETENSELKQQLQDLEEQLMIAHVPPPLHINASNEAYMLQRPSSLFWCHSINSFSCLEISSVTLTPMSSPESNLSAGLLTPPPAKHAVLPPKPTEGCSIPRPRAGSISMKPQSTDVFDMVPFSPVTPLVPTLASNGCPPPPPTTLPPDMSKDLFGAEPFDPFSCGADFPPDIQSKLDEMQEGFKMGLTLEGTVFSLDPLDSRC; this comes from the exons ATGATGAACCGCGCCTTCAACAGGAAAAAAG ATAAAACATGGATGCACACTCCAGAGGCACTGGCCAAGCATTACATACCCTACAATGCCAAG TTCCTTGGAAACACGGAGGTCGAAGCCCCGAAAGGTACTGAAGTGGTGAAGGACGCCGTCAGAAAGCTGAAG TTTCAGAGACACATTAAGAAATCAGAAGGACAGAAGATGCCCAAGGTGGAGTTGCAGATCTCCATTTATGGCGTGAAGATACTGGATCCCAAGACAAAA GATGTGCAGCATAACTGTCAGTTACACCGGATATCCTTCTGTGCAGACGACAAAACAGATAAAAGGATATTCACCTTCATCTGCAAAGACTCGGAGTCCAACAAACACCTGTGTTACGTGTTTGACAGTGAAAAGTGT GCGGAGGAGATAACCCTAACCATCGGTCAGGCCTTCGACTTGGCCTACAAGAAGTTTCTGGAGTCTGGAGGCAAAGACGTAGAAACCAGGAAACAGATTGGGAGCCTGCAGAAAAGA atTCAAGAACTGGAAACGGAAAACTCTGAACTAAAGCAACAGCTTCAGGATCTGGAGGAACAGCTGATGATCGCTCATGTGCCACCG CCGCTGCACATAAACGCGTCAAACGAAGCGTACATGCTGCAGAGGCCGTCCTCTCTCTTCTGGTGTCACAGCATCAACAGCTTCTCCTGTCTGGAGATCTCCTCTgtcacactcactcctatgagCTCACCGGAGTCCAACCTGTCTGCCGGCCTACTAACTCCTCCACCTGCCAAACACGCTGTCCTTCCTCCTAAGCCTACCGAGGGGTGCAGCATCCCACGGCCTCGC GCAGGGAGTATCTCCATGAAGCCGCAGTCTACAGATGTGTTCGACATGGTTCCCTTCTCCCCAGTGACGCCACTGGTGCCCACCCTGGCCAGCAACGGCtgcccaccaccaccacccaccacctTACCACCAGATATGA GTAAAGACCTGTTTGGAGCCGAGCCATTTGATCCGTTCAGCTGCGGGGCAGACTTCCCTCCGGATATTCAGTCAAAGCTGGATGAGATGCAG GAGGGGTTCAAAATGGGACTAACCTTAGAGGGCACGGTCTTCTCTTTGGATCCGCTAGATAGCCGCTGCTGA
- the col5a2a gene encoding collagen, type V, alpha 2a has protein sequence MMIFVHSRIFLCLVVSVFQILIVTCQDAPSNDASCTADGQVYTNRDVWKPEPCRICACDNGQVLCDEIQCDELSHCEKVVIPDGECCPICQSDAATTDGGQGSFGGGRIFRGQKGEPGDVPLVTGIRGRPGPMGPPGSAGDRGSRGNKGRPGLRGPSGYDGEPGVPGQPGEPGPPGHPSHPGGLGAQMATGFDGKTGPQAMLSGSRGESGARGPPGPSGSPGQSGPQGPPGDVGDPGSMGPPGQRGPEGPSGKSGEDGESGRAGSNGEIGFPGSTGSRGFPGTPGPPGLKGHRGHGGPIGQKGETGAVGSKGATGPSGPMGAPGPMGPAGMPGERGRSGPSGIAGKRGSTGNPGKPGPMGPLGLSGPPGYPGTPGMKGQQGPTGVRGPEGPQGQRGETGHIGRAGPIGLRGPTGTDGGTGSKGPVGNLGPQGQSGHVGPAGPPGPQGSTGQPGIKGQLGGVGVPGFKGEAGPKGEPGPPGSQGVIGPQGEEGKRGQRGDPGSVGPQGPVGERGAPGNRGFPGADGLPGPKGAQGDRGISGPPGPKASAGDPGRTGEPGLPGARGLTGTPGVQGAEGKPGPLGAPGEDGRPGPAGSIGNRGPAGIMGASGPKGFNGDPGKTGEQGSPGVAGQRGPPGKDGEVGPAGPPGPSGVAGDRGEQGPPGVNGFQGLPGNQGPPGEPGKPGDLGIPGELGAVGQIGPRGERGIPGERGELGTTGLQGPKGIPGAPGPDGPKGSPGPPGALGDAGPPGLQGMPGERGISGAPGPKGDRGTVGEKGSEGTAGNDGARGAPGPVGPLGPAGPSGEKGEPGPKGPHGPPGSRGMPGSRGDPGPIGSVGFAGSPGPDGQPGVKGEVGEPGQKGDAGSPGPQGLAGAHGPHGPVGVAGLKGGRGTQGAPGPTGFPGSAGRVGPPGPGGPVGEPGPLGPPGKEGPLGLRGDHGSPGKQGERGPAGPPGSPGDKGDSGEDGPTGPDGPPGPAGTTGQRGIVGLPGQRGERGMPGLPGPAGPPGKQGSAGQQGEKGPPGPVGVPGANGPRGDPGPDGPAGSDGPPGKDGVLGQRGDRGDPGPEGLIGPQGLPGTPGPVGALGGAGRRGDAGSRGPVGPPGSAGKRGLVGPQGPRGDKGDLGDHGERGQKGHRGFTGLQGLPGPPGTTGEQGAPGIVGPSGQRGPPGPIGPSGKEGHMGQPGPMGPPGTRGISGEIGPEGPSGEPGPPGPPGPAGPPVAAVEDLFGPQDYDSGPPPPPEFSEDEALPNSNSSTVVPVDPSVLATLKALSSQIDSMKSPDGSQKHPARTCDDLKRCYPMKKSGEYWVDPNQGSVEDAIKVHCNMDTGETCISANPSSIPRKQWWSNSRNKPVWFGADINRGTQFTYGNKYQPANSVTVQMTFIRLLSKEASQTITYHCKNSVGYKDEKAGNLKKAVILKAANDLELKAEGNNRFRYTVLEDSCSQANGNWGKTVFEYRTQKTARLPIADIAPVNIGGPDQEFGIDIGPVCFL, from the exons ATGATGCGAGCTGCACGGCAGATGGCCAGGTCTACACTAACAGGGACGTCTGGAAGCCGGAGCCATGTCGGATCTGCGCTTGTGACAACGGTCAGGTTCTCTGCGATGAGATCCAGTGCGATGAGCTATCCCACTGCGAGAAGGTCGTGATCCCCGATGGCGAGTGCTGCCCAATATGTCAGAGCGACGCAGCCACCACCGACGGAGGACAGGGCAGCTTTG GTGGGGGAAGGATCTTTAGG GGTCAGAAGGGAGAACCCGGAGATGTCCCACTT GTGACTGGCATCAGAGGCCGACCCGGACCCATG GGACCTCCCGGCTCTGCTGGAGATAGAGGATCTCGTGGAAACAAAGGAAGGCCT GGTCTACGAGGTCCTTCAGGTTACGATGGAGAGCCCGGTGTGCCAGGTCAGCCTGGTGAACCAGGACCTCCAGGACATCCGTCACACCCTGGA ggTCTGGGGGCTCAGATGGCTACAGGGTTTGATGGAAAAACAGGACCTCAAGCCATGTTAAGCGGCTCAAGG GGAGAGTCAGGAGCAAGAGGACCTCCTGGGCCTAGCGGTTCACCT GGGCAATCTGGACCACAAGGACCTCCTGGAGATGTCGGTGACCCAGGAAGCATG ggtCCACCTGGACAAAGGGGACCTGAGGGCCCTTCAGGAAAATCAGGTGAAGAT GGAGAGTCGGGTAGAGCTGGAAGTAATGGAGAAATAGGATTCCCCGGATCAACG GGGTCCAGAGGCTTCCCAGGTACGCCTGGACCTCCCGGACTGAAGGGTCACAGG GGCCATGGTGGACCTATTGGACAAAAAGGTGAAACTGGAGCTGTTGGATCTAAG GGTGCTACAGGTCCCTCAGGACCAATGGGAGCACCTGGACCTATg GGCCCTGCTGGGATGCCAGGGGAGAGGGGACGCTCTGGACCCAGTGGAATAGCA ggaaaGCGCGGTTCAACTGGTAACCCTGGAAAACCTGGTCCAATG GGTCCATTAGGTCTCAGTGGCCCACCTGGATATCCAGGAACACCTGGAATGAAG GGACAACAGGGTCCAACAGGGGTCCGAGGCCCAGAGGGCCCACagggacagagaggagagactGGTCACATTGGCAGAGCTGGACCAATCGGTCTCAGG GGACCCACAGGTACAGATGGTGGCACAGGTAGCAAAGGACCAGTG GGTAATCTTGGTCCACAAGGTCAAAGTGGCCATGTTGGACCAGCTGGCCCACCAGGACCTCAGGGAAGCACTGGTCAGCCTGGTATCAAAGGACAGCTG GGAGGTGTTGGTGTTCCAGGATTTAAAGGAGAGGCTGGACCCAAAGGAGAACCT GGTCCACCAGGCTCCCAGGGAGTGATTGGACCTCAGGGTGAAGAAGGAAAGCGAGGACAACGTGGAGACCCTGGCTCTGTGGGCCCTCAGGGCCCCGTCGGTGAGAGA GGAGCTCCTGGTAACAGAGGATTCCCTGGGGCTGATGGGCTGCCGGGACCTAAG GGTGCCCAAGGAGATCGTGGAATATCTGGTCCACCAGGGCCAAAAGCTTCAGCAGGAGACCCTGGACGTACAGGAGAGCCTGGTCTACCAGGTGCAAGG GGACTAACGGGTACTCCTGGAGTCCAGGGAGCAGAGGGCAAGCCAGGACCACTG GGTGCGCCTGGTGAAGATGGCCGTCCAGGTCCTGCAGGATCCATTGGAAACAGAGGACCAGCAGGCATAATGGGAGCTTCAGGCCCCAAGGGATTCAAT GGTGACCCTGGAAAGACAGGTGAACAAGGATCTCCAGGAGTGGCAGGACAAAGA GGTCCTCctggaaaagatggagaagttgGCCCTGCTGGCCCTCCTGGCCCGTCC GGTGTCgcaggagacagaggagagcaAGGACCTCCAGGTGTGAATGGATTCCAG GGATTGCCTGGAAATCAAGGTCctcctggagaacctggaaaaCCTGGGGACCTA GGTATTCCTGGAGAGCTTGGTGCTGTTGGACAAATCGGACCGAGG GGAGAGCGTGGAATCCCTGGTGAGCGAGGAGAGCTTGGTACCACTGGCCTGCAGGGACCTAAGGGAATTCCTGGTGCACCTGGACCAGATGGGCCAAAG GGTAGTCCCGGTCCTCCTGGTGCACTTGGTGATGCTGGGCCTCCAGGTCTTCAGGGAATGCCAGGAGAGAGGGGCATCTCTGGCGCCCCTGGCCCTAAAGGTGACAGA GGCACCGTTGGTGAGAAAGGATCAGAGGGGACAGCCGGAAATGACGGCGCAAGA GGAGCCCCAGGTCCTGTTGGCCCACTAGGACCAGCTGGACCCAGCGGTGAGAAG GGAGAACCTGGACCCAAAGGACCACATGGACCCCCAGGATCCAGGGGAATGCCA GGATCAAGAGGTGACCCAGGTCCCATTGGTTCTGTTGGATTTGCTGGTTCTCCT GGTCCTGATGGCCAACCTGGAGTGAAGGGAGAAGTTGGAGAGCCAGGCCAGAAAGGAGACGCTGGATCGCCAGGACCTCAAGGCTTGGCTGGTGCTCATGGACCTCAT ggGCCAGTCGGTGTTGCTGGACTGAAAGGCGGAAGAGGAACCCAGGGTGCACCA GGCCCAACTGGTTTCCCTGGATCTGCGGGAAGGGTTGGACCTCCAGGCCCCGGT GGTCCAGTTGGAGAACCCGGACCCCTTGGACCTCCAGGAAAAGAGGGTCCACTTGGTCTTCGTGGAGACCACGGATCCCCTGGAAAACAAGGTGAACGAGGACCAGCAGGACCGCCAGGCAGTCCAGGTGACAAGGGAGACTCCGGAGAAGATGGACCCACG GGTCCTGATGGTCCCCCAGGCCCAGCTGGAACTACTGGACAGAGAGGCATTGTGGGTCTTCCTGGTCAGAGAGGAGAGCGAGGGATGCCAGGCCTACCAGGACCAGCG gGTCCACCAGGAAAACAGGGATCAGCAGGACAGCAAGGAGAGAAAGGACCACCAGGTCCTGTTGGTGTTCCTGGTGCTAATGGACCACGTGGTGATCCTGGTCCTGAT GGCCCTGCAGGATCTGATGGTCCACCAGGCAAAGATGGAGTTCTTGGACAAAGG GGAGACCGAGGAGATCCCGGTCCAGAGGGTTTGATTGGCCCTCAGGGACTTCCTGGCACTCCAGGTCCTGTAGGTGCACTGGGTGGCGCTGGAAGGAGAGGAGATGCT GGATCCAGAGGACCTGTCGGTCCACCAGGCTCAGCTGGAAAGAGAGGATTAGTG GGACCTCAAGGACCTCGTGGAGATAAAGGTGACCTGGGTGATCATGGAgagagaggacagaagggacacagGGGCTTCACTGGTTTGCAGGGTCTGCCTGGACCTCCA GGTACAACAGGAGAACAGGGAGCTCCAGGAATTGTGGGACCAAGTGGCCAGAGG GGACCTCCTGGACCTATTGGACCTTCTGGAAAAGAAGGACATATGGGACAGCCAGGACCAATGGGACCCCCTGGAACTCGTGGAATCAGTGGAGAAATTGGACCAGAG GGCCCTTCTGGAGAGCCTGGACCTCCAGGTCCCCCTGGTCCTGCTGGACCTCctgttgctgctgtggaggaCCTCTTTGGTCCTCAGGATTACGACTCTggcccacctcctcctcctgagttCAGTGAGGACGAGGCTCTGCCCAACAGCAACTCATCCACTGTTGTTCCTGTGGACCCAAGTGTTCTGGCCACCCTGAAGGCCCTCAGCAGCCAGATCGACAGCATGAAGAGCCCCGATGGGAGCCAGAAACATCCTGCTAGGACCTGTGATGACCTCAAGAGATGCTACCCCATGAAGAAAAGTG GCGAATACTGGGTGGATCCCAACCAAGGCAGTGTAGAGGATGCCATCAAAGTGCACTGCAACATGGACACCGGAGAGACCTGCATCTCTGCCAACCCATCCAGTATACCTCGTAAACAATGGTGGAGCAATTCCAGGAACAAACCAGTGTGGTTTGGAGCTGACATCAACAGAGGAACACAA TTCACATATGGCAACAAATACCAGCCAGCAAACTCTGTCACCGTACAGATGACTTTCATCCGCCTCCTCTCCAAAGAGGCATCCCAGACCATCACCTACCACTGCAAAAACTCTGTTGGCTACAAGGATGAGAAGGCGGGCAACTTAAAGAAGGCAGTAATCCTCAAGGCTGCCAACGATCTGGAACTCAAAGCAGAAGGAAACAACCGCTTCAGATACACAGTGCTGGAGGACTCCTGCTCA CAAGCAAACGGCAACTGGGGCAAGACAGTGTTTGAGTACAGGACACAGAAAACGGCGAGACTTCCCATTGCGGATATTGCCCCTGTGAACATTGGCGGCCCTGATCAAGAATTCGGCATCGATATCGGGCCAGTGTGCTTCTTGTAA
- the gulp1a gene encoding PTB domain-containing engulfment adapter protein 1 isoform X2, producing the protein MMNRAFNRKKDKTWMHTPEALAKHYIPYNAKFLGNTEVEAPKGTEVVKDAVRKLKFQRHIKKSEGQKMPKVELQISIYGVKILDPKTKDVQHNCQLHRISFCADDKTDKRIFTFICKDSESNKHLCYVFDSEKCAEEITLTIGQAFDLAYKKFLESGGKDVETRKQIGSLQKRIQELETENSELKQQLQDLEEQLMIAHVPPAGSISMKPQSTDVFDMVPFSPVTPLVPTLASNGCPPPPPTTLPPDMNLFGAEPFDPFSCGADFPPDIQSKLDEMQEGFKMGLTLEGTVFSLDPLDSRC; encoded by the exons ATGATGAACCGCGCCTTCAACAGGAAAAAAG ATAAAACATGGATGCACACTCCAGAGGCACTGGCCAAGCATTACATACCCTACAATGCCAAG TTCCTTGGAAACACGGAGGTCGAAGCCCCGAAAGGTACTGAAGTGGTGAAGGACGCCGTCAGAAAGCTGAAG TTTCAGAGACACATTAAGAAATCAGAAGGACAGAAGATGCCCAAGGTGGAGTTGCAGATCTCCATTTATGGCGTGAAGATACTGGATCCCAAGACAAAA GATGTGCAGCATAACTGTCAGTTACACCGGATATCCTTCTGTGCAGACGACAAAACAGATAAAAGGATATTCACCTTCATCTGCAAAGACTCGGAGTCCAACAAACACCTGTGTTACGTGTTTGACAGTGAAAAGTGT GCGGAGGAGATAACCCTAACCATCGGTCAGGCCTTCGACTTGGCCTACAAGAAGTTTCTGGAGTCTGGAGGCAAAGACGTAGAAACCAGGAAACAGATTGGGAGCCTGCAGAAAAGA atTCAAGAACTGGAAACGGAAAACTCTGAACTAAAGCAACAGCTTCAGGATCTGGAGGAACAGCTGATGATCGCTCATGTGCCACCG GCAGGGAGTATCTCCATGAAGCCGCAGTCTACAGATGTGTTCGACATGGTTCCCTTCTCCCCAGTGACGCCACTGGTGCCCACCCTGGCCAGCAACGGCtgcccaccaccaccacccaccacctTACCACCAGATATGA ACCTGTTTGGAGCCGAGCCATTTGATCCGTTCAGCTGCGGGGCAGACTTCCCTCCGGATATTCAGTCAAAGCTGGATGAGATGCAG GAGGGGTTCAAAATGGGACTAACCTTAGAGGGCACGGTCTTCTCTTTGGATCCGCTAGATAGCCGCTGCTGA
- the gulp1a gene encoding PTB domain-containing engulfment adapter protein 1 isoform X1 produces the protein MMNRAFNRKKDKTWMHTPEALAKHYIPYNAKFLGNTEVEAPKGTEVVKDAVRKLKFQRHIKKSEGQKMPKVELQISIYGVKILDPKTKDVQHNCQLHRISFCADDKTDKRIFTFICKDSESNKHLCYVFDSEKCAEEITLTIGQAFDLAYKKFLESGGKDVETRKQIGSLQKRIQELETENSELKQQLQDLEEQLMIAHVPPAGSISMKPQSTDVFDMVPFSPVTPLVPTLASNGCPPPPPTTLPPDMSKDLFGAEPFDPFSCGADFPPDIQSKLDEMQEGFKMGLTLEGTVFSLDPLDSRC, from the exons ATGATGAACCGCGCCTTCAACAGGAAAAAAG ATAAAACATGGATGCACACTCCAGAGGCACTGGCCAAGCATTACATACCCTACAATGCCAAG TTCCTTGGAAACACGGAGGTCGAAGCCCCGAAAGGTACTGAAGTGGTGAAGGACGCCGTCAGAAAGCTGAAG TTTCAGAGACACATTAAGAAATCAGAAGGACAGAAGATGCCCAAGGTGGAGTTGCAGATCTCCATTTATGGCGTGAAGATACTGGATCCCAAGACAAAA GATGTGCAGCATAACTGTCAGTTACACCGGATATCCTTCTGTGCAGACGACAAAACAGATAAAAGGATATTCACCTTCATCTGCAAAGACTCGGAGTCCAACAAACACCTGTGTTACGTGTTTGACAGTGAAAAGTGT GCGGAGGAGATAACCCTAACCATCGGTCAGGCCTTCGACTTGGCCTACAAGAAGTTTCTGGAGTCTGGAGGCAAAGACGTAGAAACCAGGAAACAGATTGGGAGCCTGCAGAAAAGA atTCAAGAACTGGAAACGGAAAACTCTGAACTAAAGCAACAGCTTCAGGATCTGGAGGAACAGCTGATGATCGCTCATGTGCCACCG GCAGGGAGTATCTCCATGAAGCCGCAGTCTACAGATGTGTTCGACATGGTTCCCTTCTCCCCAGTGACGCCACTGGTGCCCACCCTGGCCAGCAACGGCtgcccaccaccaccacccaccacctTACCACCAGATATGA GTAAAGACCTGTTTGGAGCCGAGCCATTTGATCCGTTCAGCTGCGGGGCAGACTTCCCTCCGGATATTCAGTCAAAGCTGGATGAGATGCAG GAGGGGTTCAAAATGGGACTAACCTTAGAGGGCACGGTCTTCTCTTTGGATCCGCTAGATAGCCGCTGCTGA